A genomic region of Daphnia carinata strain CSIRO-1 chromosome 5, CSIRO_AGI_Dcar_HiC_V3, whole genome shotgun sequence contains the following coding sequences:
- the LOC130696426 gene encoding aldehyde dehydrogenase, mitochondrial-like — protein sequence MIRLLHKAATVKCNINSLVTRCMSGAAPSSALPSPQTNPEILYQGIFINNEWHNAASGKTFPVYNPSTGEAIANVQAAEKEDVNKAVKAAQKAFQLGSTWRTMNASQRGNLLNRLADLMERDRVYLASLETLNNGKPYSAAYVADLELSIKCLRYYAGWADKVQGKTIPVDGSFFAYTRHEPVGVCGQIIPWNFPLLMQAWKLGPALATGNTVVMKPAEQTPLTALYVAELIKEAGFPPGVVNIVPGFGPTAGAAIASHMGVDKVAFTGSTEIGHLVMTAAAQSNLKRVTLELGGKSPNIIFKDCDLDHAVETAHFGLFFNQGQCCCAGSRIFVEDAIYDEFVARSVERAKNRTVGNPFDLNVEQGPQVDEDQFKKILSLIDAGKKDGAKLLAGGQRYGDRGYFIQPTVFADVTDDMRIAREEIFGPVQQILKFSSMEEIVERANKTIYGLAAAVFTKDLDKAMYLSQGLRAGTVWVNCYDVLEAQTPFGGFKMSGIGRELGEYGLQAYTEVKSVIVKMPQKNS from the exons ATGATACGCTTACTCCACAAAGCTGCCACTGTCAAGTGCAATATTAATAGTTTAGTAACAAGATGCATGTCTGGGGCGGCTCCATCTTCAGCACTGCCATCACCCCAGACAAATCCTGAAATATTATATCAGGGT ATCTTCATCAACAATGAGTGGCATAATGCTGCGTCTGGAAAAACTTTTCCTGTTTATAATCCTTCAACAGGTGAAGCTATTGCAAATGTACAAGCTGCTGAAAAG GAAGATGTAAATAAGGCTGTGAAAGCTGCTCAAAAGGCATTCCAGTTGGGCTCGACATGGAGAACTATGAATGCTTCCCAACGAGGAAACCTTTTGAATCGTTTGGCAGACCTGATGGAAAGAGACCGTGTCTATTTGGCA AGCTTGGAAACTCTGAATAATGGAAAACCCTATAGTGCGGCCTATGTTGCAGATTTGGAACTTAGTATTAAATGTCTGCGTTACTATGCTGGTTGGGCCGACAAAGTCCAAGGAAAAACAATTCCAGTTGATGGATCCTTCTTTGCATACACTCGCCACGAACCTGTCGGAGTTTGCGGCCAAATCATTCCATG GAATTTTCCTTTGTTGATGCAAGCATGGAAGTTGGGTCCAGCTCTAGCAACTG GAAATACTGTCGTCATGAAGCCAGCCGAACAAACCCCGCTTACTGCCCTTTATGTCGCCGAGCTTATCAAAGAGGCTGGTTTTCCGCCAGGAGTAGTCAACATTGTACCTGGTTTCGGACCCACAGCTGGAGCTGCTATCGCCTCTCACATG GGTGTTGACAAAGTAGCTTTTACTGGATCCACCGAG ATTGGACATCTGGTCATGACTGCAGCAGCTCAATCAAACTTGAAGCGTGTTACTTTAGAGCTTGGTGGCAAATCGCCTAACATTATTTTCAAGGATTGCGATCTCGATCATGCCGTGGAAACAGCACACTTTGGACTCTTCTTTAATCAG GGCCAATG CTGTTGCGCTGGTTCTAGAATTTTTGTCGAAGACGCGATCTATGATGAATTTGTCGCTCGAAGTGTCGAGCGTGCTAAGAATAGGACCGTTGGCAATCCTTTCGACTTGAACGTCGAACAGGGACCCCAGGTGGACGAGGATCAGTTTAAAAAGATTCTGTCGCTCATCGACGCCGGCAAAAAGGATGGTGCCAAACTTTTGGCTGGTGGTCAACGATACGGAGATCGCGGTTATTTCATTCAACCGACCGTGTTTGCCGATGTCACAGATGATATGAGGATTGCCAGAGAAGAG ATCTTCGGTCCAGTGCAACAAATATTGAAGTTTAGTAGCATGGAAGAGATTGTTGAACGTGCCAATAAGACAATTTACGGCTTGGCCGCTGCCGTTTTCACCAAGGATTTGGACAAGGCGATGTATCTATCGCAAGGACTGCGCGCCGGAACTGTCTG GGTCAACTGTTACGATGTCTTGGAAGCGCAAACGCCTTTCGGTGGCTTTAAGATGTCGGGTATCGGCCGCGAGTTGGGCGAATACGGCCTGCAAGCTTACACTGAAGTCAAGAGCGTCATTGTCAAAATGCCACagaaaaatagttaa
- the LOC130696423 gene encoding uncharacterized protein LOC130696423, with the protein MLESKLARKMRLPYGIKKLVVFFIVLAGCVGSITCTAVEQGNACLKPCVCKWKGGKESVTCHQAGWTEVPSSGLESTIQVLDLSGNPLSQLVANEFRRLGLTHLQRVILQRCALRHIDGTAFAGLTNLIELDLSHNVLSSIPTQAFQHFPELRELKLNGNPLIRLAGHTFASASKLIRLEVANCQLNHIDHKAFHGLELLEWLRLDGNLIEVLPTATLGPLRTLRGIDLHHNPWNCTCPLRPLRSWLAARNMPFSVPPLCLFPARLRGLSWNRMPLEELACSPKIHPVDSLVQVVAGQTANLTCHVVSNPEASVLWFFADRLIVNLTTPDESPPAVNQVYYLREASDRIDRTDKTSTLMLASAREQDSGFYVCQATNRADKVSANITLLVKSNGIDLAAGQLSRGLMAGLILAIFGMLILVLLICCLCSLKRARMHASLRHRRPSMVMGVPSMNGNSGGMFDKLDQTDHFLRRQSTASDNYKNHNGSLYKGEDNAESVGSSHPHEAKVETRFPDKQWLVSNQPSKPSLDIKLPTNDAEVMTEPIVDGHRQIAMYQNKVKFNAEETTPRPILKSEKVSSPSPTRNYPDLVDLLPSADYSGSSDVTSNQDEMELIQLKRERSSPPIYPTSRYFQPTRQQESAFPGRRAVVAVTGNRRRLSDWEVNELDDDQEHCANVFYQTQHVPVSLRRDSYDSELDAGQTELIRRHHSEEFDEDFHRRYAYHTGQLNRFLFEYRALQKRLAQMQDTWGRCLDDDIDRSVRHHHRHHHHSNHQPNAQRPLRPILKNRLTLPQQTRRWSCDEQEPEDGLEPELQGSNYEVSSAVEELYYS; encoded by the exons GTACTGGACTTGAGTGGCAATCCGCTTTCGCAGCTGGTGGCCAACGAATTCCGGCGGCTGGGGCTGACTCATTTGCAACGCGTTATTTTGCAACGTTGCGCTCTTCGGCATATTGATGGGACGGCTTTTGCCGGGCTGACCAATTTGATCGAGTTGGACCTCAGCCACAACGTGTTGTCTTCGATACCCACTCAAGCGTTTCAGCACTTTCCCGAACTGCGTGAGCTGAAACTCAATGGCAACCCGTTGATCCGATTGGCCGGCCACACGTTCGCTTCCGCTTCGAAATTGATCCGTCTAGAAGTTGCCAATTGCCAATTGAATCACATCGATCACAAAGCGTTTCAT GGTTTAGAGCTGCTGGAATGGCTTCGCTTGGATGGCAACTTAATTGAAGTGTTGCCTACGGCTACGCTGGGCCCATTGCGCACTCTGAGAGGCATCGATCTTCATCACAATCCGTGGAATTGCACCTGTCCACTGCGGCCATTACGATCGTGGCTGGCCGCCCGCAACATGCCATTCTCCGTCCCGCCACTCTGCCTCTTTCCAGCCCGTTTGCGGGGCCTATCCTGGAACCGAATGCCGTTAGAGGAGCTGGCCTGCTCGCCTAAAATTCATCCGGTTGATTCATTGGTTCAAGTCGTGGCCGGACAGACTGCCAATCTCACCTGTCACGTCGTCAGCAATCCGGAAGCGTCCGTCTTGTGGTTCTTCGCTGATCGGCTCATCGTCAATTTGACGACGCCGGATGAGAGTCCGCCTGCTGTCAATCAGGTGTACTATTTACGCGAGGCCAGCGATAGGATCGACAGGACGGACAAGACCAGCACTTTAATGCTGGCCTCTGCTCGCGAACAGGATTCAGGTTTCTACGTGTGTCAGGCCACCAACCGGGCGGACAAAGTCTCGGCCAACATCACGCTCTTAGTCAAATCGAACGGCATTGATTTGGCTGCCGGCCAGTTGAGTCGCGGACTCATGGCCGGCCTCATCTTGGCCATTTTCGGTATGCTAATCCTCGTCCTTTTGATCTGCTGTCTGTGCTCTTTGAAACGTGCACGCATGCACGCCAGCTTACGTCACAGACGGCCATCGATGGTCATGGGAGTGCCGTCCATGAATGGCAATTCCGGAGGCATGTTCGACAAGCTGGATCAGACGGATCATTTCTTGCGCAGGCAATCAACAGCGTCCGACAATTACAAGAATCACAACGGATCGCTATACAAAGGAGAGGACAACGCGGAAAGCGTTGGATCGTCTCATCCGCACGAAGCCAAAGTGGAGACTCGGTTCCCGGACAAGCAATGGCTGGTGAGTAACCAGCCGAGCAAACCTTCCCTGGACATCAAGCTGCCGACCAACGATGCGGAAGTAATGACGGAGCCGATCGTCGACGGACACAGACAAATAGCCATGTACCAAAACAAAGTCAAGTTCAATGCGGAAGAGACTACGCCTCGTCCGATCCTGAAATCGGAGAAAGTGTCGTCTCCGAGCCCGACGCGCAACTATCCGGATTTGGTGGACCTTTTGCCTTCGGCCGATTATTCGGGATCTAGCGACGTGACTTCCAATCAGGACGAAATGGAACTGATCCAGCTGAAACGTGAGCGATCATCGCCGCCCATTTATCCGACCTCGCGCTACTTTCAACCAACACGTCAGCAGGAAAGTGCGTTTCCAGGACGGAGGGCCGTCGTTGCGGTGACGGGCAATCGTCGACGGCTGTCCGATTGGGAAGTGAACGAATTGGACGACGACCAGGAGCATTGTGCGAACGTGTTCTACCAAACGCAGCACGTTCCCGTCTCTTTGCGGAGGGACAGTTACGATTCGGAATTGGACGCGGGCCAAACTGAATTGATCCGCCGTCATCATTCGGAAGAGTTTGACGAAGATTTTCACCGACGTTACGCCTATCACACGGGCCAACTCAATCGCTTCCTGTTCGAATATCGCGCCCTCCAGAAACGTCTTGCACAAATGCAGGACACTTGGGGCCGTTGCCTAGACGACGACATCGATAGATCCGTCCGCCaccatcatcgtcatcatcatcattcgAATCATCAGCCCAACGCCCAACGGCCTTTGCGTCCCATCCTGAAAAATCGATTGACGTTGCCCCAACAGACGAGGAGATGGTCGTGCGACGAACAAGAGCCGGAAGATGGTCTCGAACCGGAATTGCAAGGCAGTAACTACGAAGTTTCATCGGCTGTTGAGGAGCTGTATTACAGCTGA
- the LOC130696437 gene encoding calmodulin isoform X1, which yields MQARHFKEQDIAEFRDCFSLYARNDYVDSLQTLMVIMRSLRTSPTPPELKQYMKNGKISFADFLEIMHTHTVKEKSSRDIQAAFKAADTHGRGVISYKELHHILSGWGEKLTAKEVEQIFREAHIKPNAPVKYEDFIKVVTSPVPDYYY from the exons ATGCAGGCCAGGCATTTTAAAGAACAAGATATTGCAG AATTCAGAGACTGTTTTTCATTGTATGCAAGAAATGACTATGTTGATAGCTTGCAAACGTTAATGGTCATCATGAGATCCCTCAGGACAAGTCCCACACCACCTGAACTAAAGCAGTAcatgaaaaatgggaaaatatcCTTTGCTGATTTTCTAGAAATCATGCATACTCATactgtaaaagaaaagtcaTCCAGGGATATCCAGGCAGCATTTAAAGCTGCTGATACACATGGAAGAGGTGTTATCTCCTACAAAGAGTTGCACCATATTCTCAGTGGCTGGGGAGAAAAGCTCACAGCCAAAGAAG TTGAGCAAATTTTTCGTGAAGCACACATAAAGCCAAATGCACCAGTGAAATATGAAGATTTCATCAAGGTTGTTACCTCCCCAGTTCCAGACTATTAttactaa
- the LOC130696429 gene encoding dolichol kinase-like: protein MDLSSRMENPASYKLSQHIRLRPGAKAGLWCALILPLSMILSCLKYQELVSRSYVLATASAAMSCIYLFMNLYGTVKSIITHAIVIAMAIYGCLVAGLDLITVIYWTSLLIIINIPSYTLLCKLLERFPCSFSIGEAMLVVQGTSVFVFVTISNCLLNSSNLSTVFCQIVLFSVGIFLLGTDMIPQFQQLLTFSILFLTVIGTLTLPVLFLVLKKNPVVWFLLDFVFLKSTRVYLIIYWFACTLLALIIAWRFGSGSSVKLTVLRKYFHGVIIAVFLPGIFYDVQLLFVASVIILAAFLLLEASRLHNLDYVAELLNKNMIGFLDEKDQGTLILTHIYLLIGCSLPIWIFPLTSATDATDYLLLCSGIISLGIGDTAASIGGTLWGKTKLPGSSKSIEGTICSIMAEVLFILALFYFGMFGVSSHLPWFSFIVSSIVTSLVEACTSQVDNLVLPLVMYIVFII from the exons ATGGATTTATCCAGTAGAATGGAAAATCCAGCGAGTTATAAACTCAGTCAACACATAAGATTAAG ACCAGGAGCTAAAGCTGGATTATGGTGTGCTTTAATACTCCCACTTTCCATGATCTTATCTTGTTTAAAATACCAGGAATTGGTATCTAGAAGCTATGTGTTAGCTACAGCTTCTGCAGCAATGTCATGCATCTACTTATTCATGAACCTGTATGGTACTGTAAAGTCAATCATCACCCATGCAATTGTGATAGCCATGGCTATCTATGGCTGTTTGGTAGCAGGGCTTGATCTAATAACTGTGATTTATTGGACAAGTCTTCTAATAATCATCAATATACCAAGTTATACATTATTATGTAAACTCCTTGAGCGATTTCCGTGTAGCTTCTCAATTGGTGAAGCAATGCTTGTTGTTCAGGGTAcaagtgtttttgtttttgttacaaTATCAAATTGCCTGTTGAATAGCAGTAACCTCAGCACTGTGTTTTGTCAG ATTGTTCTTTTCAGCGttggaatttttcttctgGGGACTGATATGATTCCACAATTCCAACAACTCTTAACTTTCAGTATACTGTTTCTCACAGTGATTGGAACTTTGACATTACCTGTCCTATTTTTGGTCCTCAAGAAAAACCCTgttgtttggtttttgttagattttgtttttctaaaatcAACAAGG GTGTATCTAATTATATATTGGTTTGCTTGCACTCTGTTGGCACTAATAATTGCATGGCGCTTCGGTAGTGGATCTTCGGTGAAGTTAACAGTCCTTCGCAAATATTTTCACGGTGTCATAATCGCCGTTTTTTTGCCTGGAATTTTCTATGATGTGCAACTACTCTTTGTGGCCTCCGTAATAATTTTGGCTgcgtttcttcttttggaaGCGTCTCGCCTTCACAATCTGGATTACGTGGCGGAACTTCTGAACAAGAATATGATTGGATTCCTGGATGAAAAGGACCAAGGAACCTTAATACTTACGCATATTTACTTACTGATTGGCTGTTCGTTGCCAATCTGGATATTTCCTCTCACATCGGCAACGGACGCAACAGACTACCTACTTTTATGTTCTGGTATAATTTCACTTGGAATAGGAGATACAGCTGCGAGCATTGGCGGAACATTGTGGGGAAAAACTAAACTGCCTGGAAGCTCGAAAAGCATCGAAGGAACAATTTGCTCCATTATGGCAGAAGTTCTTTTCATACTTGCCTTGTTCTATTTCG GTATGTTTGGAGTATCTTCTCATTTACCGTGGTTCAGCTTTATCGTTTCTTCAATAGTCACTTCGCTTGTCGAAGCTTGTACGTCTCAAGTTGATAACCTGGTTTTGCCATTGGTCATGTACATCGTTTTTATAATCTAG
- the LOC130696430 gene encoding abl interactor 2-like, with protein MAQRTLSLNVKAPVRPAPPPPLNIAKVNTSHVQHAAPASSSTRAPPRPSAEPKKKIAPPRPPPPKASAQLKAVQSAVIFAGMISQPKKQNQALLTSSVTAPDLLINWDSPPTSPTPGRSSSDGLSLKSFGSDSSGTHGAFSTMTRSESGFESEPDAWSETAVTTAAPAKNENLKPFTMPTIIRPNRSRPPPPAIKSSTHLQVLEKITSIPVVPVNHPRSSSPYLADLLDLDVTEDDYSPPEPSIPPPAPPSFLLDSSLVNAAAAAVLSSSSPPRSLELDSHDLGSAVALFDYQSSHSGDLNFKEGDRIVLISQVNDEWYRGSIGSSEGMFPASFVRIDVPLERKSNSNRAVALYAFTAETDQDLSLKEGDIVRVIESVGNGWLFGEDLSGRRGQFPESFVRLEH; from the exons ATGGCGCAGAGAACTCTATCGTTGAATG TCAAGGCTCCTGTAAGGCCTGCTCCCCCGCCACCATTAAACATTGCAAAAGTCAACACATCCCATGTGCAACATGCAGCCCCAGCATCATCAAG TACTAGGGCACCCCCAAGACCATCTGCAGAacccaagaagaaaattgctCCACCAAGGCCTCCTCCACCCAAGGCCAGTGCCCAGCTCAAGGCAGTTCAGAGTGCTGTTATTTTCGCTGGAATGATTTCACAGcccaagaaacaaaatcagGCTCTCTTGACCTCATCGGTGACTGCACCAGATCTCTTAATCAATTGGGATTCACCGCCGACGTCACCAACTCCTGGCCGATCATCCAGCGATGGTCTAAGTCTCAAGAGCTTTGGGTCAGACAGCAGCGGGACACATGGCGCATTCAGCACGATGACTCGAAGCGAAAGTGGTTTTGAGAGTGAACCCGACGCATGGAGTGAAACAGCTGTCACTACAGCCGCACCCGCCAAAAATG AGAACCTGAAACCCTTCACCATGCCCACAATAATACGGCCGAATAGATCCAGACCGCCACCTCCGGCCATAAAATCTTCGACCCATCTGCAAGTCTTGGAAAAGATTACCTCCATTCCAGTTGTGCCCGTCAACCATCCGCGATCGTCTTCGCCGTACTTGGCCGATTTGCTCGATTTGGACGTCACGGAGGACGATTACTCGCCCCCAGAGCCTTCCATTCCGCCACCAGCTCCGCCTTCCTTTCTGCTGGATTCATCTCTTGTCaacgctgctgctgctgccgttCTTTCCTCTTCGTCGCCCCCACGCTCCCTCGAACTGGACTCGCACGATCTTGGATCGGCTGTGGCTCTCTTTGATTACCAGAGTTCTCACTCTGGGGATCTTAACTTTAAG GAAGGAGACAGGATCGTCTTGATATCTCAAGTGAACGATGAATGGTACAGAGGGTCCATCGGTTCTTCGGAAGGAATGTTTCCAGCAAGTTTTGTTCGCATCGACGTGCCGTTGGAGCGCAAGTCCAATTCAAATCGAGCAGTGGCCTTGTACGCCTTTACAGCTGAAACCGATCAGGATTTGAGTTTAAAG GAAGGTGATATTGTTCGAGTGATTGAATCTGTTGGCAACGGCTGGCTTTTTGGAGAGGATTTGTCCGGTCGGCGAGGTCAATTCCCCGAATCTTTTGTCCGCCTGGAGCACTGA
- the LOC130696437 gene encoding calmodulin-like protein 4 isoform X2 has product MARHFKEQDIAEFRDCFSLYARNDYVDSLQTLMVIMRSLRTSPTPPELKQYMKNGKISFADFLEIMHTHTVKEKSSRDIQAAFKAADTHGRGVISYKELHHILSGWGEKLTAKEVEQIFREAHIKPNAPVKYEDFIKVVTSPVPDYYY; this is encoded by the exons ATG GCCAGGCATTTTAAAGAACAAGATATTGCAG AATTCAGAGACTGTTTTTCATTGTATGCAAGAAATGACTATGTTGATAGCTTGCAAACGTTAATGGTCATCATGAGATCCCTCAGGACAAGTCCCACACCACCTGAACTAAAGCAGTAcatgaaaaatgggaaaatatcCTTTGCTGATTTTCTAGAAATCATGCATACTCATactgtaaaagaaaagtcaTCCAGGGATATCCAGGCAGCATTTAAAGCTGCTGATACACATGGAAGAGGTGTTATCTCCTACAAAGAGTTGCACCATATTCTCAGTGGCTGGGGAGAAAAGCTCACAGCCAAAGAAG TTGAGCAAATTTTTCGTGAAGCACACATAAAGCCAAATGCACCAGTGAAATATGAAGATTTCATCAAGGTTGTTACCTCCCCAGTTCCAGACTATTAttactaa